The Caldicellulosiruptor obsidiansis OB47 genome segment ATATCATAAAGAATTACTTTTAGACAAAAAAAGGCACTGATATCAGGTTTATTTACCATCAGTGCCTTTATATTTATCTAATTTAACTTGAAATTACTCTTCAATTACATCTTCTCCATCATCTTCATCCAAGCCTTCAGGATAAATGTCCTCAAGGTCTGCATAATAACATATAAGAAAGTTAAGAACATCGACAGAAGATTTTTGGGAGTTTATTGGAAAAAGTATAAAAGAAAGCGATGTTCTACCTTGTTTATTTTCAAAAGTATCTTTTGATCCAAGCAGCCTATATCTTAAAAAAACCTTTTATAACCCCCAGTTATGAATTTTAACATAAAATATAAAATCCCCAATGAAATAAATATAATTTGATTTTCACACATTAAAACAGTTCAAATATTATGCGAAAAGGCAAGGAATTCATTTCAAATTTTATTAATTCTCACTTCTCCTTTTCAACATCTTTTCAAATAAATTCATTGCTGAATTTAATAATAATTTGAATTCCTCCACATTTTCTAAGTAGTTCTGATTGCCGCGTGGTGATGAACCATGCACTGCAGCATTCCTTAGATATTCCAATTCTTCAATTGTTCTTGCCTCGTCTTGTTCTTTGATTAGTTTGTTTGAATCTGATTTAAATACAACATTTTTCATTTCCAATTTTAGTTTTTTCCTTGCTTCCTCGCGTGCATCATAACCCATATTATCTTTTATCTTATACACATCTGCAAAAAGTACAATTATTGCTTCATAAAGAAGAATCAAGGCTTTAAGATATTGCCTTCTTTCATAGAAAAACTGCGACCTTTTGTACATCCTCTGAAAAAGTTTTTCCTGTCTGTTCATCTCAGAAAACTCTTTGTACATTATCTCAACTATTTCTTTTTCAAAAGAATGATCAACCATTTTTTGTTTGTCTTCAAGTCCTTTTATTATCTCTTCAATTTCTCTTCGCGGCTGGCGGTTCATCTCAAGCTTGAAATAAGTCTTTTCTCTGTCGCCAAGACCTATTTGCTCAAGCAGCGGTACAAAATAACCTGAGTTTTGGAATGTCGCCATAGATTCTATTAATCTGACAAGCTTGTCAATGAAAGGTATCTCAATAACTGGAGATTGCCCATCCTCAATCCCTGAAAAATAGTCTCGCATATCATGTGCACCATAGAATATTCTTATGCTGTTTATCTTTCTCAAATACTTCAAAAGCATTATACCATATGAAAAAACTACAGGAATGTTCCTAAATGCATGCGTCATATCAAAGATTACGTTGTACTCACCATCTTTATCAAGCTCTTCTAAAAGTATATCAATACCTCTGCCAAGCTCAAGCGGCTTTATTTTGTAAAACTTCAGCTGTGGTACGTACTTTGTTAAAGTATTCTGCCATGCTGAAAGTGTATTGTCTTGAATACCTTTCTTTTCTTCTTCATATACTTTTAAGCACATCGCAGTTATATCTTCTGAGTTTTGTACATCATGAGGTAATATCTGGTAAAGCTCTGACCATGCTGACTGGTCAGTACCAATCAAGATAAACTTGTCAATTTGCATATTCTCTACTTCATTAAGATATTCGTAAAGTGCAATTCCAAAAAAAGCTGTTCTTGTGGCTATGTACTTTTTACTCTTGTCAGGATTGAAAACATACTCAGTTTGTTCATACCCCACTGTTTGGTCTTTTTTTAACCGACCTTTGCCTATAACTGAAATTAGAATATTTACGGTTTTATTTTTACTCAACCCAAAAACCCCCTTT includes the following:
- the csx2 gene encoding TIGR02221 family CRISPR-associated protein, with product MSKNKTVNILISVIGKGRLKKDQTVGYEQTEYVFNPDKSKKYIATRTAFFGIALYEYLNEVENMQIDKFILIGTDQSAWSELYQILPHDVQNSEDITAMCLKVYEEEKKGIQDNTLSAWQNTLTKYVPQLKFYKIKPLELGRGIDILLEELDKDGEYNVIFDMTHAFRNIPVVFSYGIMLLKYLRKINSIRIFYGAHDMRDYFSGIEDGQSPVIEIPFIDKLVRLIESMATFQNSGYFVPLLEQIGLGDREKTYFKLEMNRQPRREIEEIIKGLEDKQKMVDHSFEKEIVEIMYKEFSEMNRQEKLFQRMYKRSQFFYERRQYLKALILLYEAIIVLFADVYKIKDNMGYDAREEARKKLKLEMKNVVFKSDSNKLIKEQDEARTIEELEYLRNAAVHGSSPRGNQNYLENVEEFKLLLNSAMNLFEKMLKRRSEN